TTTTTCTTCAATCATTGACTGTCCACCCGATCCGGCAGGGCCTTTCCAAAGGCCCTGTCTGATTTTGAAGCCGGCCCCGGCGGGAGGCGATACAGCCTTGCCCCTGCGGTCACGCGGCTGTTTCACTCTCGCCCCCACGCCCAAACCTATCGGATCTGAAAGCGAATCGGCACCGTGACCCACATGGCCACCGGCTCGAGCCCCTGTCTGGCGGGCTCGAAAAGCCACTGACGGACGGCCTTGACGGCAGCCTCGTCCAGCACAGCGTAACCGCTGCTGGCCGCCACCGTGATCTCCTTCACCCGGCCGTCGGGCCCCACCAGAACCTTCAGCAGGGTCCGGCCCTGGTAACCCCTGGCCTTGGCCATGCGGGGATAGGGCGGCGGTGGATTGCGGCGGTAGAGCGGCACCGCCGGCTGCCGGATGGTTTCGGCGCTGTTGGGGGATCCGGTTTGGGATCCGCCCGGGGAGGGGATGGGTTTGCCGGGCTCAGTCGGTGCAGGGATTTCTTCCGTCGCGGGCGCGGGCGCAACGGCGGCCGGTTGCCTGGCTTTCACCACCGGTCTGGGCGGAGTTTGGGCCGGCGGTTGGGGCGAGGGCTTTTTTACGGCGGGTTTTCGTAGGGTCGGAGGTGTCCTTTGGAGCGGCTTTTGCTCCGTTTTGGGGGGCGCGTCGGTATCTCTGCTGGCTGAAACCGCTGCCGGATCAGCCGCCTCCCTTTTTTCTGACCTTCGCTGGGACAACGACACCTCGATCGCCGTCCGGGAGCCGCCCAGTACAGGCGGCTGCAGGGGCTTTGCGGGGACAAGCGCCAGCACCGCCGCGTGCAGGGCTACCGAGAGCATTGCGGCCCAGAGCAGGCGCTTCATTGAGCCGGATCCGCCTCGGCCTGCAAG
The Desulfobacteraceae bacterium DNA segment above includes these coding regions:
- a CDS encoding energy transducer TonB, translated to MKARQPAAVAPAPATEEIPAPTEPGKPIPSPGGSQTGSPNSAETIRQPAVPLYRRNPPPPYPRMAKARGYQGRTLLKVLVGPDGRVKEITVAASSGYAVLDEAAVKAVRQWLFEPARQGLEPVAMWVTVPIRFQIR